From Acidovorax sp. FHTAMBA, one genomic window encodes:
- a CDS encoding GNAT family N-acetyltransferase, translating to MSAVLQDLMIRLDDLSDPRIEAFMQEHLVDMRAVSPPESVHALDMGQLRQPNIAFWSAWLTGADGDMLVGTGALKRLDTSHAELKSMRTSTHYRGRGIARQMLNHLLQKARARGFARVSLETGTQPYFEPARQLYLQNGFVECDPFADYCLDPCSFFMTRTL from the coding sequence ATGAGCGCCGTTTTGCAAGACCTGATGATCCGCCTGGACGACCTGAGCGATCCGCGCATTGAAGCCTTCATGCAAGAGCACCTGGTGGACATGCGCGCCGTGTCACCGCCTGAAAGCGTGCACGCGCTGGACATGGGCCAGCTGCGTCAGCCGAACATCGCGTTCTGGTCTGCCTGGCTGACCGGAGCGGATGGCGACATGCTGGTGGGCACGGGCGCCCTCAAGCGGCTCGATACCAGCCACGCTGAACTCAAATCCATGCGCACCAGCACCCACTATCGCGGCCGGGGCATTGCGCGCCAAATGCTAAACCATTTGCTGCAAAAGGCCCGCGCACGCGGCTTTGCCCGCGTGAGCCTGGAGACCGGTACGCAACCCTACTTCGAACCCGCGCGGCAGCTCTACCTGCAGAACGGCTTCGTCGAATGTGACCCTTTTGCCGACTACTGCCTCGACCCTTGCAGCTTCTTCATGACCCGTACGCTGTAA
- the ureC gene encoding urease subunit alpha, whose amino-acid sequence MATIGRRAYAEMFGPTVGDRVRLADTDLILEVEADYTLRAGSYGEEVKFGGGKTIRDGMAQSQRSRDGAADTGPAAGGAVDTVLTNALIVDHTGIIKADIGLKNGRIAAIGKAGNPDTQPGVDIVIGPGTEIISCEGNIVTAGGIDSHIHFICPQQIEEALASGITTMLGGGTGPATGTLATTCTPGAWNMERMLQAADAFPMNLGFLGKGNASLPDALHEQINAGAIGLKLHEDWGTTPAAISNCLDVAEATDTQVAIHSDTLNESGFVENTIAAVGGRGICAFHTEGAGGGHAPDILRVVGEDNFLPSSTNPTMPYTHNTLDEHVDMLMVCHHLDASIAEDLAFAESRIRRETIAAEDILHDLGAISMMSSDSQAMGRVGEVILRTWQTAHKMKVQRGSLVGDSARNDNQRIKRYVAKYTINPAIAHGISHEVGSLEVGKWADIVIWKPAFFGVKPALILKGGMIAMAAMGDPNASIPTPQPVHYRPMFGAFGGAVAKTSLTFVSQAGLAAGIGERFGLRKTLSAVRNIRSVRKQHMVHNSYTPTMEIDAQTYSVRADGQLLTCEPATVLPMAQRYFLF is encoded by the coding sequence ATGGCAACCATTGGACGACGCGCCTACGCCGAAATGTTCGGCCCCACCGTGGGCGACCGCGTGCGCCTGGCCGACACCGACCTCATCCTCGAGGTCGAGGCCGACTACACCCTGCGCGCAGGCAGCTATGGCGAAGAGGTGAAGTTTGGCGGCGGCAAGACCATCCGCGACGGCATGGCGCAGTCACAACGCAGCCGCGACGGCGCGGCAGACACAGGCCCCGCAGCGGGCGGCGCGGTTGACACCGTGCTGACCAACGCGCTCATCGTTGACCACACCGGCATCATCAAGGCCGACATCGGCCTCAAGAACGGCCGCATTGCGGCCATCGGCAAGGCGGGCAACCCAGACACCCAACCGGGCGTGGACATCGTCATCGGCCCCGGCACCGAAATCATCAGCTGCGAGGGCAACATCGTCACCGCGGGCGGCATCGACAGCCACATCCATTTCATCTGCCCACAGCAGATCGAAGAGGCGCTGGCCAGCGGCATCACCACCATGCTGGGCGGCGGCACCGGCCCCGCCACCGGCACCCTGGCCACCACCTGCACCCCCGGCGCCTGGAACATGGAGCGCATGCTGCAGGCGGCAGACGCCTTCCCGATGAACCTGGGCTTTTTGGGCAAAGGCAACGCCAGCCTGCCCGATGCGCTGCACGAGCAGATCAACGCGGGCGCCATTGGCCTCAAGCTGCACGAAGACTGGGGCACCACGCCCGCCGCCATCAGCAACTGCCTGGATGTGGCCGAAGCCACCGACACGCAGGTGGCCATTCACAGCGACACACTCAACGAATCGGGCTTTGTGGAGAACACCATTGCCGCCGTGGGCGGGCGCGGCATCTGCGCCTTTCACACCGAAGGCGCGGGGGGAGGTCACGCACCGGACATCCTGCGCGTGGTGGGTGAAGACAACTTTTTGCCATCGTCCACCAACCCCACCATGCCGTACACGCACAACACGCTGGATGAGCATGTGGACATGCTCATGGTGTGCCACCATCTGGATGCCAGCATTGCCGAAGACCTGGCCTTTGCCGAAAGCCGCATCCGCAGGGAGACGATTGCGGCCGAGGACATCCTGCACGACCTGGGCGCCATCAGCATGATGTCGAGCGACAGCCAGGCCATGGGCCGCGTGGGCGAAGTCATCCTGCGCACCTGGCAGACGGCGCACAAGATGAAGGTGCAGCGCGGCAGCCTGGTGGGCGACAGCGCCCGCAACGACAACCAGCGCATCAAGCGCTACGTGGCCAAGTACACCATCAACCCGGCCATTGCGCACGGCATCAGCCATGAAGTGGGTTCGCTCGAAGTGGGCAAATGGGCCGACATCGTGATCTGGAAGCCCGCGTTCTTTGGCGTGAAGCCTGCGCTCATCCTCAAGGGCGGCATGATCGCCATGGCTGCGATGGGCGACCCCAATGCCTCCATCCCCACGCCCCAGCCCGTGCACTACCGGCCCATGTTCGGCGCGTTTGGCGGAGCGGTTGCCAAGACCTCCCTCACCTTTGTCTCGCAGGCGGGTTTGGCGGCGGGCATCGGTGAGCGCTTCGGACTGCGCAAAACGCTGAGCGCGGTGCGCAACATCCGCAGCGTGCGCAAACAGCACATGGTGCACAACAGCTACACGCCCACCATGGAGATCGACGCGCAGACCTACTCCGTGCGCGCCGACGGCCAGTTGCTCACTTGCGAGCCCGCCACCGTGCTGCCGATGGCGCAGCGCTACTTTTTGTTCTGA
- a CDS encoding urease accessory UreF family protein, translated as MRLDRPAPLPAASFLQLMWLASPALPVGGFSYSEGLESAIENAGLASETAVGDWLLDQLHITQARGDMALIAKAVGAWRRADWAHVRELNDWVLHTRETSELRLQTEQMGRSMADWLRNQNQGDETLMPAVRHLAALPPTYPVAFALAASTTQAPVRDVLLAYAFGWAENMVQAALKSMQLGQSAGQRILAKLADAIPAAADHAIGLMDSERQAFSPMLAILSAQHEVQYSRLFRS; from the coding sequence ATGCGCCTGGACCGCCCCGCGCCGCTGCCGGCCGCCAGCTTTTTGCAGCTGATGTGGCTGGCCTCGCCCGCGCTACCCGTGGGCGGGTTCTCGTATTCCGAAGGGCTGGAAAGCGCCATTGAAAACGCGGGCCTCGCCAGCGAAACCGCCGTGGGTGACTGGCTGCTGGACCAGCTCCACATCACCCAGGCCCGGGGCGACATGGCCCTCATCGCCAAGGCTGTGGGTGCGTGGCGGCGCGCCGACTGGGCGCATGTGCGCGAACTCAACGACTGGGTGCTGCACACCCGCGAAACCAGCGAGCTGCGCCTGCAGACCGAGCAAATGGGCCGGTCCATGGCCGACTGGCTGCGCAATCAGAACCAGGGCGACGAGACCCTGATGCCCGCCGTGCGCCACCTGGCCGCATTGCCCCCCACCTACCCTGTGGCATTCGCACTGGCCGCCTCCACCACCCAGGCGCCCGTGCGCGATGTTCTGCTGGCCTACGCCTTCGGCTGGGCCGAAAACATGGTGCAGGCCGCCCTCAAATCCATGCAGCTGGGCCAAAGCGCAGGCCAGCGCATCCTGGCAAAGCTGGCGGACGCAATCCCCGCCGCCGCCGACCACGCCATAGGCCTGATGGACAGCGAGCGCCAGGCCTTTTCGCCCATGCTCGCCATCTTGAGCGCGCAGCACGAAGTGCAATATTCAAGACTTTTCCGCTCTTAG
- the ureE gene encoding urease accessory protein UreE produces the protein MIQASKLIPQGKGLAPVLVKRATTIELDWDVRQKSRFAATDSAGRELGIFLPRGTLVRGGDVLVAEDGSMVRVIAAPQPVLVITHCKNHGTPFDLTRAAYHLGNRHVPIELQPDHLKIEPDHVLADMLRAMHLIVTEQNMPFEPEGGAYAAGHGGGHHHGGHGHSHDHDHEHGHAHDHGHDHGHAHTEVPAAATPPGRGRTVSIPVVAQGHVHGPNCNHDH, from the coding sequence ATGATCCAAGCCTCCAAACTGATCCCCCAAGGCAAGGGCCTTGCACCCGTGCTGGTCAAGCGCGCCACCACCATCGAGCTGGACTGGGACGTGCGCCAGAAAAGCCGCTTTGCCGCCACCGACTCCGCCGGGCGCGAACTGGGCATCTTTTTGCCACGCGGCACCCTGGTGCGCGGCGGTGATGTGCTGGTGGCCGAAGACGGCTCCATGGTCCGCGTGATTGCTGCGCCGCAGCCCGTGCTGGTCATCACCCACTGCAAAAACCACGGCACCCCGTTCGACCTGACCCGCGCCGCCTACCACCTGGGCAACCGCCACGTGCCCATCGAGCTGCAGCCCGACCACCTCAAGATCGAGCCCGACCACGTGCTGGCCGACATGCTGCGCGCCATGCACCTCATCGTGACGGAGCAGAACATGCCATTTGAACCCGAAGGCGGTGCCTATGCTGCGGGGCATGGCGGCGGGCACCACCATGGGGGTCACGGCCATAGCCATGACCACGATCACGAGCATGGTCACGCGCACGATCATGGACATGACCACGGGCACGCTCACACAGAGGTACCGGCTGCGGCCACGCCCCCAGGCCGAGGCCGCACCGTGTCCATCCCCGTGGTGGCCCAAGGGCACGTGCACGGCCCGAACTGCAACCACGACCACTGA
- a CDS encoding ATP-binding protein, giving the protein MPMSLSTAPLAPADAAPVQPSGQDVDAQAPQQVVKVRRDYNSWVATETMEDYALRYTPQRFRKWSEWRVANTAFGAASFLILEAVGATLLVQYGFINAFWAIVATGLIIFLAGLPISVYAARYGVDMDLLTRGAGFGYIGSTLTSLIYASFTFIFFALEAAVMAYALELALDIPPTWGYLICAVVVIPLVTHGVSAISRLQVWTQPLWLVMLVVPFVYVIVRDPGAFSGVVHYGGESMRGATFQLPLFGAALTVGIALITQMGEQADYLRFMPASNSATRGRWWLGVLVGGPGWVVLGVLKMLGGALLAWLAISHMVPVDRAVDPNQMYLVAYEYVFPHYGWAVAATALFVVVSQMKINVTNAYAGSLAWSNFFSRLTHSHPGRVVWVVFNTLIAFMLMEMNVFRAMGEVLGLYSNIAIAWIMAVVADLVINKPLGLSPKGIEFKRAHLYDINPVGVGSMALASIVSISAHLGFFGPLPQAFSAVIAMAVAFVAAPLIAWATRGKYYIARQSEPVAVPMQGPVPCGRASDIGSYQRLTVHRCVICEREYEAPDMAQCPAYRGAICSLCCTLDARCGDLCKPHATMAVQWSAALRWVLPRAVWRYLDTGLGHFLLLMLVIAPLLAAVMGLLYHQELNTIAQAMTDTEVAAAPEVALRSGLLKAYLALLVISGIVAWWLVLAHKSRQVAQEESNRQTGLLVREIDLHRQTDEALQTARSVAEQARQVAEEAKRAADQANQAKSRYISAISHEIRTPLNSILGYAQLMGEDTGVPTHRKQAVHVIRRGGEHLLSLIEGTLDIARIESGKLTLDVAPMRFADGLHEMASLFELQAAAKGLAFTFDVLGVIPEVVRADDKRLRQILINLLGNAVKFTAHGTVTLRVRYAREMARIEVQDTGPGLSADEIDRIFEPFTRGGSGGSGSASAPGAGLGLTIAKMLTALMGGELTVTSTPGAGSVFHVKLFLPEVHADALGKTAPPPAALAALAQRARKGYAGERRRILVVDNEEPDRELLVQLLEPLGFELRQAASGHDALDLLATRYRPHVIFMDLAMPGIDGWETLRRVRQMHLPEVHCAIVSANAFDKALDNDVNIRAEDFIVKPVRHSELLGWLERRLGLQWLYEEPPAAHLPGAPQATAAPATPAPLTYPDAATLAALAQVVALGYYRGILNTLDDIERSQPAHSAFVGTMRQLAKQFQFDAMGHILEQAPP; this is encoded by the coding sequence ATGCCCATGTCACTTTCCACTGCGCCCCTTGCTCCCGCCGATGCTGCGCCGGTGCAGCCGTCGGGGCAGGATGTAGATGCGCAGGCCCCCCAGCAGGTCGTCAAGGTGCGCCGCGACTACAACAGCTGGGTAGCCACCGAGACCATGGAGGACTACGCGCTGCGCTACACGCCCCAGCGCTTTCGCAAATGGTCCGAATGGCGTGTGGCCAACACGGCGTTTGGTGCGGCCTCCTTCCTGATCCTGGAGGCTGTGGGTGCCACGCTGCTGGTGCAGTACGGCTTCATCAACGCCTTCTGGGCCATCGTGGCCACGGGGCTCATCATCTTTCTGGCGGGGCTGCCCATCAGCGTGTATGCGGCGCGCTACGGGGTGGACATGGACCTGCTCACGCGCGGCGCGGGGTTTGGCTACATCGGCTCCACGCTCACCTCGCTGATCTACGCCAGCTTCACCTTCATTTTCTTCGCGCTGGAGGCCGCCGTGATGGCCTATGCGCTGGAGCTGGCGCTCGACATCCCGCCCACCTGGGGCTATCTGATCTGCGCCGTGGTGGTGATTCCGCTGGTCACGCATGGCGTGTCGGCCATCAGCCGCCTGCAGGTGTGGACGCAACCGCTGTGGCTGGTGATGCTGGTGGTGCCGTTTGTGTATGTGATCGTGCGCGATCCTGGTGCGTTTTCTGGGGTGGTGCACTACGGTGGTGAATCAATGCGCGGCGCCACGTTCCAGTTGCCCTTGTTTGGTGCGGCGCTTACCGTCGGCATTGCGCTCATCACCCAGATGGGGGAGCAGGCCGACTATCTGCGTTTCATGCCCGCATCCAACTCCGCCACGCGCGGGCGCTGGTGGCTGGGCGTGCTGGTGGGCGGGCCGGGCTGGGTGGTGCTGGGCGTGCTCAAGATGCTCGGCGGTGCGCTGCTGGCCTGGCTGGCCATCTCCCACATGGTGCCGGTGGACCGCGCGGTGGACCCCAACCAGATGTACCTGGTGGCGTACGAGTATGTGTTCCCGCACTACGGCTGGGCGGTGGCGGCCACTGCGCTGTTCGTGGTGGTCTCGCAGATGAAGATCAATGTGACCAATGCCTATGCGGGCTCGCTGGCGTGGTCCAACTTCTTCTCGCGCCTCACGCACAGCCACCCGGGGCGCGTGGTGTGGGTGGTGTTCAACACACTCATCGCCTTCATGCTGATGGAGATGAACGTGTTCCGCGCCATGGGCGAGGTGCTGGGGCTGTACTCCAACATCGCCATCGCCTGGATCATGGCCGTGGTGGCCGACCTCGTCATCAACAAGCCGCTGGGCCTGTCGCCCAAGGGCATCGAGTTCAAGCGCGCGCACCTGTACGACATCAACCCCGTCGGTGTGGGGTCGATGGCGCTGGCGTCCATCGTGTCCATCAGCGCGCACCTGGGGTTTTTTGGCCCGCTGCCGCAGGCGTTCTCGGCCGTGATCGCGATGGCCGTGGCGTTTGTGGCCGCACCGCTGATTGCCTGGGCCACGCGGGGCAAGTACTACATCGCACGGCAGAGCGAGCCGGTGGCTGTGCCCATGCAAGGCCCCGTACCATGCGGTCGGGCTTCAGACATAGGCAGCTACCAGCGCCTCACGGTGCACCGCTGCGTGATCTGCGAGCGCGAATACGAGGCGCCCGACATGGCGCAGTGCCCCGCCTACCGGGGCGCCATCTGCTCGCTGTGCTGCACGCTGGACGCGCGCTGTGGCGACCTGTGTAAACCCCATGCGACCATGGCCGTGCAGTGGTCTGCCGCGCTGCGGTGGGTGCTGCCGCGTGCCGTCTGGCGCTACCTTGACACGGGCCTCGGCCACTTCCTGCTGCTGATGCTGGTGATTGCGCCGCTGCTCGCGGCCGTGATGGGGCTGCTCTACCACCAGGAGCTGAACACGATTGCCCAGGCCATGACGGACACCGAAGTGGCAGCGGCCCCCGAGGTGGCGTTGCGCTCCGGCTTGCTCAAGGCCTATCTTGCGCTGCTGGTCATCTCGGGCATCGTGGCCTGGTGGCTGGTGCTGGCGCACAAAAGCCGCCAGGTGGCGCAAGAAGAATCCAACCGCCAGACGGGCCTCTTGGTGCGCGAGATCGACCTGCACCGCCAGACCGACGAGGCCCTGCAGACTGCGCGCAGCGTGGCCGAGCAGGCGCGCCAGGTGGCCGAAGAAGCCAAGCGCGCCGCCGACCAGGCCAACCAGGCCAAGAGCCGCTACATCAGCGCCATCAGCCACGAGATCCGCACACCCCTGAACTCCATCCTGGGTTATGCGCAGCTGATGGGTGAGGACACCGGCGTTCCGACGCACCGCAAGCAGGCGGTACATGTGATCCGGCGTGGCGGCGAGCATTTGTTGTCGCTCATCGAAGGCACGCTGGACATCGCGCGCATCGAGTCCGGCAAGCTCACACTGGATGTAGCGCCCATGCGCTTTGCCGACGGGCTGCACGAGATGGCCAGCCTGTTCGAGCTGCAGGCTGCCGCCAAGGGCCTGGCGTTCACGTTCGATGTGTTGGGGGTGATCCCGGAGGTGGTGCGCGCCGACGACAAGCGCCTGCGCCAGATCCTCATCAACCTACTGGGTAACGCCGTCAAGTTCACGGCGCACGGCACCGTCACGCTGCGCGTGCGCTATGCGCGCGAGATGGCGCGCATCGAGGTGCAAGACACCGGGCCGGGCCTCAGCGCCGACGAGATCGACCGCATCTTCGAGCCGTTCACGCGCGGTGGCTCGGGCGGCAGCGGGTCTGCGTCGGCGCCGGGCGCGGGGCTGGGGCTGACCATTGCCAAGATGCTCACGGCACTGATGGGCGGGGAGCTGACGGTGACCAGCACGCCGGGCGCGGGCTCGGTGTTTCACGTCAAGCTCTTCTTGCCCGAGGTGCATGCCGACGCTTTGGGCAAAACCGCCCCGCCGCCTGCCGCACTGGCAGCGCTTGCACAGCGCGCCCGCAAGGGCTACGCCGGCGAGCGCCGCCGCATCCTGGTCGTGGACAACGAAGAGCCCGACCGCGAACTGCTGGTGCAACTGCTCGAACCCCTGGGGTTTGAGTTGCGCCAGGCGGCCAGCGGGCACGACGCGCTGGACCTGCTGGCCACCCGCTACCGCCCGCACGTGATCTTCATGGATCTGGCCATGCCGGGCATTGATGGGTGGGAGACGCTGCGGCGCGTGCGGCAGATGCATTTGCCTGAGGTCCACTGCGCCATCGTGTCTGCGAATGCCTTTGATAAGGCATTGGACAACGACGTGAACATCCGCGCCGAGGACTTCATCGTCAAGCCCGTGCGCCACAGCGAGCTGCTGGGCTGGCTGGAGCGCCGTCTTGGCCTGCAATGGTTGTATGAAGAGCCACCCGCCGCGCACTTGCCCGGCGCACCTCAAGCCACTGCGGCGCCCGCCACTCCCGCACCGCTGACCTACCCCGACGCCGCCACACTCGCGGCGCTGGCGCAAGTGGTCGCCCTGGGCTACTACCGTGGCATCCTCAACACCCTGGACGACATCGAACGCAGCCAGCCCGCGCACAGCGCTTTTGTAGGCACCATGAGGCAACTTGCCAAACAGTTCCAGTTCGATGCCATGGGCCATATCCTGGAACAGGCGCCACCGTGA
- a CDS encoding urease subunit beta yields the protein MIPGELLTDSGEHPLNTGLRTLTLVVRNTGDRPIQVGSHYHFAETNNALGFDRAAARGMRLNIASGTAVRFEPGQERTVELVDYAGDRRVYGFQGLVHGAL from the coding sequence ATGATTCCAGGTGAACTGCTGACCGACAGCGGAGAGCACCCGCTCAACACCGGTCTTCGCACCCTCACGCTGGTGGTGCGCAACACCGGCGACCGCCCCATCCAGGTGGGCTCGCACTACCACTTTGCCGAAACCAACAACGCGCTGGGCTTTGACCGCGCGGCTGCGCGCGGCATGCGGCTGAACATTGCGTCGGGCACGGCTGTGCGTTTTGAGCCCGGCCAGGAACGCACGGTGGAGCTGGTGGACTACGCGGGCGACCGCCGCGTGTACGGCTTTCAGGGCCTGGTACACGGCGCGCTGTAA
- a CDS encoding DMT family transporter, which produces MSASPSVAARGAFLRGLYRRPALLLVVTTLIWGSNAVAARLAVGHVSPMMLTTARWGIACIALWFVARQQVAQHFPALRGRWMYLALMGVSGFTAFNALFYAAAHHTTAVNLSLIQGMIPVLVLLGGVMFFGLRVTALQMVGVVITLAGVAVVASRGSWAALAALDINLGDAWILLASLLYAGYTLGLRSRPTVPPLVFFSAVAGVAALASLPLLAAELLSGRFFWPTPWGWAILVYIGLLPSFVSQILFIRAVEMIGPARASVFLNLNPVFGPALAVGVLGEPVGWYHAVALAMVLGGIWIAERLGTRRPV; this is translated from the coding sequence ATGTCCGCATCTCCCTCTGTTGCTGCGCGCGGGGCCTTCCTGCGCGGGCTGTACCGGCGCCCGGCGCTGCTGCTGGTGGTCACCACCCTCATCTGGGGTAGCAATGCGGTGGCGGCGCGCCTGGCCGTGGGCCATGTTTCTCCGATGATGCTCACCACGGCGCGCTGGGGCATTGCTTGTATCGCGCTGTGGTTTGTGGCGCGCCAGCAGGTGGCACAGCATTTTCCGGCGCTGCGCGGCCGCTGGATGTATCTGGCGCTGATGGGCGTGAGCGGGTTCACCGCTTTCAACGCGCTGTTCTATGCAGCGGCACACCACACCACGGCCGTCAACCTTTCGCTGATACAGGGAATGATCCCCGTGCTGGTGTTGCTGGGCGGTGTGATGTTTTTCGGGTTGCGGGTCACCGCTCTGCAGATGGTGGGTGTTGTCATCACGCTGGCGGGCGTGGCGGTGGTGGCCTCGCGCGGCTCCTGGGCTGCGCTGGCAGCGCTGGACATCAACCTGGGCGACGCCTGGATCTTGTTGGCCTCGCTGCTGTACGCCGGCTACACGCTGGGGCTGCGCTCACGGCCTACGGTGCCGCCGCTGGTTTTTTTCTCGGCCGTGGCGGGTGTTGCGGCATTGGCCTCTTTGCCGCTGCTGGCGGCCGAACTGCTGTCGGGGCGCTTTTTCTGGCCTACGCCGTGGGGCTGGGCCATTCTGGTCTACATCGGTCTGCTGCCATCGTTTGTCTCGCAGATCCTCTTCATCCGCGCTGTGGAAATGATCGGCCCCGCACGCGCCAGCGTGTTCCTCAACCTCAACCCTGTCTTTGGCCCCGCACTGGCCGTGGGCGTGCTGGGCGAGCCGGTGGGCTGGTACCACGCCGTGGCACTGGCAATGGTGCTCGGTGGCATCTGGATCGCGGAGCGGCTGGGCACGCGGCGCCCGGTTTGA
- a CDS encoding urease subunit gamma, whose amino-acid sequence MELTPREKDKLLICTAALLAERRKARGLKLNYPEAVALISAAVMEGARDGKTVAQLMSEGRSVLTRADVMDGIAEMIPDIQVEATFPDGTKLVTVHQPIL is encoded by the coding sequence ATGGAATTGACTCCTCGCGAAAAAGACAAGCTACTGATCTGTACGGCCGCCCTGCTGGCAGAGCGTCGCAAGGCCCGGGGCCTCAAGCTCAACTACCCCGAGGCCGTGGCCCTGATCAGTGCCGCCGTGATGGAAGGCGCGCGCGACGGCAAGACCGTGGCGCAATTGATGAGCGAGGGCCGCAGCGTGCTGACCCGCGCGGACGTGATGGACGGCATCGCCGAGATGATCCCGGACATTCAGGTGGAAGCCACCTTCCCCGACGGCACCAAGCTCGTCACCGTGCACCAACCCATTCTTTGA
- a CDS encoding DUF3334 family protein has product MSTPEKSTVYGTEDLLISLCNSVTRVLGVATHSQIHYSGMVQRISKTCLKPDIGCFVLFDGGFSGLVIINFSGQAAMELYANYLLNMGMSKDDLVSSYTSDEVSNVMGELMNQVVGDFTGKVRRELQTHITQNQPKMLVLNKQVQLSVDANLDKPEARRVTFYTSNNNIFYLELAIDRTEFIKLYDFEAQEAPDPDALMAQSQAAPPVPAPPPAGQDDTDALLKSLGM; this is encoded by the coding sequence ATGAGTACCCCCGAAAAATCCACCGTCTACGGCACCGAAGACCTGCTGATCAGCCTGTGCAACTCCGTCACCCGCGTGCTGGGCGTGGCCACCCACAGCCAGATCCACTACTCCGGCATGGTGCAGCGCATCAGCAAGACCTGCCTGAAGCCCGACATCGGCTGCTTTGTGCTGTTTGACGGCGGCTTCTCGGGGCTGGTGATCATCAACTTCTCGGGCCAGGCGGCGATGGAGCTGTATGCCAACTACCTGCTGAACATGGGCATGTCCAAGGACGACCTGGTCAGCTCGTACACCTCCGACGAGGTCAGCAACGTGATGGGCGAGCTGATGAACCAGGTGGTGGGCGACTTCACCGGCAAGGTGCGGCGCGAGCTGCAGACCCACATCACCCAGAACCAGCCCAAGATGCTGGTGCTGAACAAGCAGGTGCAGCTGAGCGTGGACGCCAACCTTGACAAGCCCGAAGCCCGCCGCGTGACCTTCTACACCAGCAACAACAACATCTTCTACCTGGAGCTCGCCATCGACCGCACCGAGTTCATCAAGCTCTATGACTTTGAAGCGCAGGAAGCGCCCGACCCCGACGCGCTGATGGCCCAGTCGCAGGCCGCGCCCCCGGTGCCCGCGCCACCGCCTGCGGGGCAGGACGATACCGATGCGCTGCTCAAGTCGCTGGGGATGTAA
- a CDS encoding response regulator, which yields MTTAIPRSYPASASPGAALNRSDSDVVLIVDDVPDNLAVLHDALDESGYTVLVATHGEAALLRAAQALPDIVLLDAMMPGMDGFEVARRLKANPATAHIPIIFMTGLTETEHLVAALEAGGVDYVTKPIKPREVMARMGVHLGAARKARQDARQAREARNALDAFGYASITVRASDGRIVWQTPLARELLQSYFGEVGPDGAPTAFGQWAPEPVQAWLRRHVLADNAAELLAASLAEPPRLAIEQGARRLTFRLHQQAGDSEGGGDWLLVMREVSDAKIIESMSLSFKLTAREAEVLYWVVKGKINRDIGDILGASPATVKKHLERVFAKLGVETRTAAAGMAMNRIRQLHPQFEG from the coding sequence ATGACCACCGCAATTCCCCGTTCGTACCCCGCATCTGCGTCGCCCGGCGCAGCGCTGAACCGCAGCGACAGCGACGTGGTGCTGATCGTGGACGACGTGCCGGACAACCTGGCCGTGCTGCATGACGCGCTCGACGAATCCGGCTACACCGTGCTGGTGGCCACGCATGGCGAAGCCGCCTTGTTGCGCGCCGCGCAGGCCCTGCCCGACATTGTTTTGCTCGACGCGATGATGCCCGGCATGGATGGGTTTGAAGTTGCACGGCGGCTCAAGGCCAACCCCGCCACCGCGCACATCCCCATCATTTTCATGACGGGCCTCACCGAGACCGAACACCTGGTGGCCGCGCTGGAGGCGGGCGGTGTGGACTACGTCACCAAGCCCATCAAGCCGCGTGAGGTGATGGCCCGCATGGGCGTGCACCTGGGCGCAGCCCGCAAGGCCCGCCAGGACGCGCGCCAGGCGCGCGAGGCGCGCAATGCACTCGACGCCTTTGGCTACGCCAGCATCACCGTGCGTGCGTCGGACGGCCGCATCGTGTGGCAGACCCCGCTGGCGCGCGAGCTGCTGCAAAGCTACTTTGGCGAGGTGGGGCCCGATGGCGCGCCCACCGCATTTGGCCAATGGGCGCCCGAGCCCGTGCAGGCCTGGCTGCGCCGCCACGTGCTGGCCGACAACGCGGCCGAGTTGCTGGCTGCCTCACTGGCGGAGCCGCCCCGCCTTGCCATCGAACAGGGCGCGCGCCGCCTCACCTTCCGCCTGCACCAGCAGGCAGGCGACAGCGAGGGCGGCGGTGACTGGCTGCTGGTGATGCGCGAGGTGTCCGACGCCAAGATCATCGAATCCATGAGCCTGTCGTTCAAGCTCACAGCACGCGAGGCCGAGGTGCTGTACTGGGTGGTCAAGGGCAAGATCAACCGCGACATCGGCGACATTCTGGGTGCCAGCCCCGCCACGGTGAAGAAGCACCTGGAGCGCGTGTTTGCCAAGCTGGGGGTGGAGACGCGCACTGCGGCGGCGGGAATGGCGATGAACCGTATCCGGCAGTTGCACCCGCAGTTTGAGGGGTAG